A window from Candidatus Thermoplasmatota archaeon encodes these proteins:
- a CDS encoding RlmE family RNA methyltransferase, whose protein sequence is MTRWYSEKKKEHYYKEAKRVGYRARSAFKLKQIQDKFNIIKKGDFVIDLGAAPGGWSQVAKELVGDQGKVIGIDLDYIKPIDGITFLQGDLTAESTLEELKNIAGGKKADVILSDMSPDISGNYSVDQARSVYLCEHSLKLATMLLKPGGNFVCKVFEGEDLHNFISKINKKFKMVKQFSPPASRKSSSEIYIVARCLQN, encoded by the coding sequence ATGACTCGCTGGTACTCAGAGAAAAAAAAGGAGCATTACTACAAAGAAGCCAAAAGAGTTGGTTATAGGGCGCGTTCTGCTTTTAAACTTAAACAGATACAGGATAAATTTAACATTATCAAAAAAGGTGATTTTGTTATAGACCTCGGCGCAGCACCAGGTGGTTGGAGTCAGGTTGCAAAAGAACTCGTCGGCGACCAAGGAAAAGTAATAGGCATAGATTTAGATTACATAAAACCAATTGATGGCATAACATTTTTACAGGGTGATTTAACAGCGGAATCAACTTTAGAGGAACTAAAAAACATTGCTGGTGGAAAAAAAGCAGACGTCATCTTATCTGATATGTCCCCAGATATATCTGGCAACTACTCTGTTGACCAAGCAAGGAGTGTTTATCTATGTGAACACTCCCTTAAATTAGCAACTATGCTGCTTAAACCAGGTGGAAACTTTGTCTGCAAAGTTTTTGAGGGTGAGGATTTACATAATTTCATTTCAAAGATCAATAAAAAATTTAAGATGGTTAAACAGTTTTCGCCCCCAGCATCACGTAAAAGCAGTTCTGAGATATATATAGTTGCTCGGTGTCTACAAAATTAA
- a CDS encoding polyprenyl synthetase family protein, whose amino-acid sequence MTNKKQTLNDFFENTQLDLEKKIETTIQDKKIISILESGKRLRPLLAHLAFKVCTGGKETPYQYQRALEGAVVIELAHTASLVHDDIIDNDKERRGKPALYIKEGIPSAMLLGHKMLAIGLDIALRHGEKIAKLYTDTWNEILNGELKEINFNKKDIQNNGSKEITKSKIFNEYYKIINMKTASLYSSACKAGAIEANANGQILTTLEEYGREIGLAYQLADDLVDLENGEILDSVIVPLLNRLDKDTVDNNSLEINSLKEKLAENSSKIKQFYINEIKKHVNKATGLSKSDTIPNSPYKDMLIEAPKYIINKMLKEINIAI is encoded by the coding sequence ATGACAAACAAAAAACAAACTTTAAATGATTTCTTCGAAAACACACAATTGGATTTAGAAAAAAAAATAGAAACAACAATACAAGATAAAAAAATAATCTCAATTTTAGAATCAGGAAAACGTTTACGCCCACTACTAGCACACCTAGCATTCAAGGTATGCACCGGTGGAAAAGAAACACCATATCAATACCAAAGAGCTTTAGAGGGTGCTGTAGTCATAGAACTTGCACACACCGCATCATTGGTACACGATGATATAATCGACAACGATAAAGAACGAAGAGGAAAACCCGCCCTATACATAAAAGAAGGCATACCAAGTGCTATGTTACTTGGCCATAAAATGCTTGCAATAGGCCTAGACATAGCCTTACGACACGGAGAAAAGATAGCAAAACTATATACTGACACATGGAATGAAATACTAAACGGCGAATTAAAAGAAATAAATTTCAACAAAAAAGATATACAAAACAATGGTTCAAAAGAAATAACAAAATCCAAAATTTTCAATGAATACTACAAAATTATAAACATGAAAACAGCATCTCTTTACTCATCAGCATGCAAAGCAGGTGCTATAGAGGCAAATGCAAACGGCCAGATATTAACAACGCTAGAAGAATATGGTAGAGAAATCGGACTGGCATACCAACTAGCTGATGACCTTGTAGACCTTGAAAACGGGGAAATCCTAGATAGCGTAATAGTACCACTTCTAAACAGACTGGATAAAGATACGGTGGATAATAACTCATTAGAAATTAATTCTCTGAAGGAAAAACTAGCTGAGAACTCATCAAAAATCAAACAATTCTACATAAATGAAATCAAAAAACACGTAAACAAAGCCACAGGACTAAGCAAATCAGACACAATACCAAATTCCCCATACAAAGACATGCTGATAGAGGCACCAAAATACATCATAAACAAAATGCTAAAAGAAATAAACATAGCAATCTAA